Proteins encoded together in one Nostoc sp. PCC 7524 window:
- a CDS encoding DUF1565 domain-containing protein: MVNTTPVAIVYVNPVTGNDTNIGSRPSPWKTITRALKVSPPAIIQLAPGTYSASSGEVFPLVIPQGVTVVGNEANKGAGIVISGSGEYKSPSFGVQNVTILLLNNASLRGVTVTNPVAKGTGIWIESTAPNLANNTLTKCGREGVFTSGTAKPTIIDNVFVQNAASGLFMARNSKGEVLRNVWQNNPLGIAISDFAAPLVANNKLSENRTAIALSRNARPVLRQNLITKNTQGGLLVNENAIPDLGSSQDAAGNIFSNNGVFDLQNTTTQPLISVGNQLNPTQVKGLVDFLAAITDNPAQLANTRFIDLAGHWAGAFVEALINKGIISGFPDGTFAPNAPITRAQYAAVIAKAFNLPTNHQPTQFKDVKSDFWAASAINQAAQMGFISGFPDATFRPGQNLTKVQAIVSVVNGLKLSGGSPNALNIYRDRAQIPSYATNPVATATQNQLVVNYPHTDEIEPLRDITRAEVATLIYQALVASGQAQAIASPYIVSPEVDIPSFTDLAGHWAETFIRGLASMGITHGFADGSYQPNKPMTRAQYAAMVAVAFNPPPRRPATDFTDVPKDFWAYQALQIAAAGGFVSGFSDRTFRPHQNVQRLQVIVSLVNGLALPAVDSNSLLTYTDSNTIPEYARKAVATATQQKIVVNYPDPKQLIPTREATRAEVAAMVYQALVAMQRAPSINSPYIISTPGS, from the coding sequence ATGGTGAACACTACTCCCGTTGCCATAGTCTATGTCAACCCCGTTACAGGGAACGATACTAATATAGGTTCTCGGCCAAGTCCGTGGAAAACCATCACCCGTGCTTTAAAAGTGAGTCCGCCTGCAATTATTCAACTTGCCCCTGGAACTTACAGCGCCAGTAGTGGGGAAGTTTTTCCCCTAGTGATTCCCCAGGGGGTGACTGTTGTAGGTAACGAAGCTAACAAAGGCGCTGGGATTGTGATTTCTGGGAGTGGGGAGTATAAAAGCCCTAGTTTTGGGGTGCAGAATGTCACCATACTGTTATTAAATAATGCCAGTCTCAGGGGTGTGACTGTCACCAATCCCGTAGCTAAAGGTACTGGTATCTGGATTGAATCTACAGCGCCCAATCTAGCCAACAATACTTTAACTAAATGCGGTCGAGAAGGTGTATTTACTAGCGGCACTGCTAAACCTACTATTATCGATAATGTATTTGTGCAGAATGCTGCCAGTGGTTTGTTCATGGCACGCAATAGTAAGGGGGAAGTGCTGCGGAATGTTTGGCAAAACAACCCCTTGGGCATAGCCATTAGTGATTTTGCTGCGCCTCTAGTTGCCAATAATAAATTATCTGAAAATCGGACAGCGATCGCTCTTTCTCGAAATGCCCGTCCGGTACTGCGTCAAAATCTCATCACCAAAAATACCCAAGGTGGTTTGTTAGTTAACGAAAATGCTATCCCGGATTTGGGTAGTTCTCAAGATGCGGCTGGGAATATTTTCAGCAACAATGGCGTATTTGATTTACAAAACACCACAACACAGCCGTTGATTTCTGTAGGCAATCAGTTAAATCCCACCCAAGTCAAGGGATTGGTTGATTTTCTGGCGGCAATCACAGATAATCCGGCACAGTTAGCTAATACAAGATTTATTGACTTAGCAGGACATTGGGCAGGGGCTTTTGTGGAAGCTTTAATCAACAAAGGCATCATTAGCGGCTTTCCTGATGGGACTTTTGCCCCCAATGCACCCATCACCCGCGCCCAGTATGCGGCGGTGATTGCTAAGGCTTTTAATTTGCCTACTAATCATCAGCCAACGCAATTTAAGGATGTCAAATCAGATTTTTGGGCGGCATCAGCGATTAATCAGGCGGCACAGATGGGATTTATCAGTGGCTTCCCTGATGCTACATTTCGACCAGGGCAAAATTTAACTAAGGTGCAAGCTATAGTTTCCGTTGTGAATGGCTTAAAACTGAGTGGCGGTAGTCCCAATGCGTTAAATATATACCGCGATCGCGCCCAAATTCCCAGTTACGCTACTAATCCTGTAGCCACAGCCACCCAAAACCAGCTGGTTGTCAACTATCCCCACACTGACGAGATAGAACCCCTGCGAGATATCACCCGCGCTGAGGTGGCAACTTTAATTTATCAAGCCTTGGTAGCTAGTGGACAAGCACAAGCGATCGCTTCTCCTTATATTGTTAGCCCCGAAGTTGATATTCCTTCCTTCACCGACTTAGCCGGACACTGGGCAGAAACCTTTATTCGCGGGTTAGCTAGCATGGGGATCACCCATGGTTTTGCTGATGGTAGCTATCAGCCCAATAAACCCATGACTCGCGCCCAGTATGCCGCAATGGTGGCTGTGGCCTTTAATCCTCCTCCCAGACGACCTGCCACCGATTTTACCGACGTACCCAAGGATTTCTGGGCTTATCAAGCTTTACAAATCGCGGCGGCTGGTGGCTTTGTCAGTGGCTTTAGCGATCGCACTTTCCGCCCACACCAAAATGTCCAGAGACTACAGGTAATTGTTTCTCTAGTCAATGGACTAGCTCTACCGGCAGTTGATAGCAATAGCTTACTCACCTACACTGACAGTAATAC
- a CDS encoding ABC transporter ATP-binding protein yields MIEVEHLSKTYGSTPAITDVTFSVEPGEILGFLGPNGAGKTTTMRILAGYLPASGGKAKIAGFDVHEDSLAVRQRIGYLPETPPLYPEMTVEGFLHFVAHIKGIPAGDRPTKVDAALKRCNLGEKRSVIIRKLSKGYRQRVGIAQAIVHDPPAIILDEPTVGLDPRQIIDVRNLIKSLAGTHTIILSTHILPEVSMTCSRVAIINRGKVVATNTPETLMTQLTGGSGYEIEIEGEVALAKQVLQNVAGVSLVESMSGHHSPQDNRAYLRVLSQPGSEAGKEIATTLVRSGFGLHEMRRVSATLEDVFLQLTTEEKNLTNLTDSAANEGEAA; encoded by the coding sequence ATGATTGAAGTTGAACATCTCAGTAAAACTTACGGTTCTACCCCAGCGATTACTGATGTGACTTTTAGTGTGGAACCGGGGGAAATTTTAGGCTTTTTGGGGCCGAATGGTGCTGGTAAGACTACCACGATGCGAATTTTGGCGGGTTACTTACCAGCTAGTGGTGGTAAGGCTAAAATAGCGGGTTTTGATGTCCATGAAGACTCCCTGGCGGTGCGTCAGCGTATCGGTTATCTACCAGAAACGCCGCCTCTGTACCCAGAGATGACGGTGGAGGGATTTTTGCATTTTGTCGCCCATATTAAAGGTATACCCGCAGGCGATCGCCCCACAAAAGTAGACGCAGCCCTCAAACGCTGTAACCTAGGCGAAAAGCGGAGTGTAATTATTCGCAAATTATCTAAAGGATATCGTCAAAGAGTCGGCATTGCTCAGGCGATCGTCCATGATCCACCAGCAATTATTTTAGATGAACCGACAGTAGGACTTGATCCTAGGCAAATCATTGATGTCCGTAATTTAATTAAAAGCCTCGCCGGCACACACACAATTATCCTGTCTACCCACATCCTCCCAGAAGTCAGTATGACCTGTAGTCGCGTCGCCATTATTAATCGCGGTAAAGTGGTAGCGACGAACACACCAGAAACCTTAATGACGCAGTTGACAGGTGGCTCAGGCTATGAAATAGAAATTGAGGGAGAAGTAGCTCTAGCCAAACAAGTCTTGCAAAATGTCGCAGGTGTGAGTCTGGTAGAATCTATGTCCGGTCATCATTCCCCACAAGATAACCGTGCTTACCTGCGGGTGCTGTCACAACCAGGAAGTGAAGCAGGAAAAGAAATTGCTACAACTTTAGTCCGTTCTGGATTTGGTTTGCATGAAATGCGCCGTGTCAGCGCCACCTTAGAAGATGTATTCTTACAGCTGACTACAGAAGAAAAGAACTTAACAAATCTTACCGACTCAGCAGCCAATGAAGGAGAAGCAGCGTAA
- a CDS encoding ABC transporter permease, whose product MGIVFSNIIAIYRRELQSYFVSPLAYAIAGVFWFLAGLFLVMILLGPEGILPSVALIDAQGQQLGIPVPPIDVPYEFVRAFLDRMGWILLFILPILSMGLYAEERKRGTLELLATSPITNWAVAVGKLLGVVTFFITLILPLLVLEAIAISGSNPPMSPIIPLVGHLGLILLAAAILSLGMFISSLTDSTILSAVFTFALVLLLLFVDLIAKSIGGNVGEAVGHLSILKHYNTLIQGIFDSSALILFASYIFLGIFLTAQSIDALRFQRN is encoded by the coding sequence ATGGGTATAGTTTTCAGCAATATTATTGCCATTTATCGCCGAGAGTTACAGAGTTACTTTGTCTCTCCCTTAGCTTATGCGATCGCTGGTGTATTTTGGTTTCTAGCTGGGTTATTCTTAGTGATGATTTTGCTAGGACCAGAGGGGATTTTACCATCAGTTGCCCTGATAGATGCACAAGGACAACAATTAGGCATACCAGTGCCACCAATTGATGTTCCCTATGAGTTTGTCAGAGCATTTTTAGACCGAATGGGTTGGATATTGTTATTTATCCTGCCAATCTTATCAATGGGACTTTACGCCGAAGAACGCAAGCGGGGAACCTTAGAACTGTTAGCCACCTCACCCATCACTAACTGGGCGGTAGCAGTCGGAAAATTATTGGGAGTAGTGACATTTTTTATTACTCTGATTTTACCCTTGCTAGTATTGGAAGCGATCGCTATCAGCGGCTCGAATCCTCCCATGTCTCCCATCATTCCTTTAGTGGGACATTTAGGCTTAATCTTGCTAGCAGCAGCAATTCTTTCCTTGGGAATGTTTATTTCCTCTTTAACAGACAGCACAATTCTCTCGGCGGTGTTCACCTTCGCCCTAGTTTTATTACTGTTATTTGTGGATTTAATCGCTAAAAGTATTGGCGGAAACGTCGGTGAAGCTGTCGGACATTTATCAATACTCAAACATTACAACACCCTAATTCAAGGGATTTTTGATAGTAGCGCCTTGATTTTATTTGCCAGTTATATCTTCTTGGGTATCTTCCTCACAGCCCAATCAATTGATGCACTGCGATTTCAGCGTAATTAG
- a CDS encoding GldG family protein yields MKNIPQKKLWKYLFWLGPFFIVAGLTAGLVAETWGVIPFVFLITGIVICGLWIVWQSQRSQWWQKRSTQAGTNAIVATLAVLVILGLINFLGTRYQLRTDLTEAQLFTLSPQSQELVRNLKQPVKIWVFDVIQNPQDRELLQNYRRKSSNFQFEYVDPQSRPGLAEKFGVKDYGEVYLESGERRQLVQAVNVNERLSEVRLTNKLQQITSDRTAKVYFLQGHGERPLDSGAGSISQALQALGDRNYNSSPLNLAENTKVPDDADVVVVAGPKRGLFDAEVKALQDYLNRGGNALLMIDPSTNPNLNSLLQEWGVRLDDRLAVDVSGAGVGLGPAAPIITDYGQHPITKDFGNGISFYRLARPLEITPVAGIESIPLLQTRPYPDSWAESDLQSEQLEFNPEKDLKGPLTLGVALSRKLPVTTETSANPTPTPTASPTPENQASPAPTPTPSPTPENQSSPAPTPTPSPTPENQASPTPTTTATPPTPENQASPTPTTTATPPTEQKSEQSAKESRLVVIGNSDFATNNIFQQQLNGDVFLNSVTWLSQQDQQPLSIRPKEPKNRRITLSTSQANLLTVFSLAILPLLGFVAAVFMWWKRR; encoded by the coding sequence ATGAAAAATATTCCACAAAAAAAACTTTGGAAATATCTATTTTGGTTAGGCCCGTTTTTCATTGTGGCGGGTTTAACGGCTGGGTTAGTTGCTGAAACATGGGGAGTAATTCCTTTTGTGTTTCTAATTACGGGAATTGTGATCTGTGGGTTGTGGATAGTATGGCAAAGTCAACGTAGTCAATGGTGGCAAAAGCGTTCTACTCAAGCCGGTACTAACGCCATCGTCGCAACTTTGGCTGTACTGGTAATTTTGGGATTAATTAACTTTTTAGGGACTCGTTATCAACTGCGGACAGACTTAACAGAAGCCCAATTATTTACCCTTTCGCCCCAATCACAAGAATTAGTCCGTAACCTCAAACAACCGGTGAAAATTTGGGTGTTTGATGTGATTCAAAATCCCCAAGACCGGGAACTGCTGCAAAATTATCGGCGCAAAAGCTCAAACTTTCAATTTGAATACGTTGATCCCCAAAGTAGGCCAGGACTAGCAGAAAAATTTGGTGTTAAAGATTATGGGGAAGTTTACCTCGAATCTGGAGAAAGACGACAATTAGTACAGGCGGTGAATGTCAATGAACGCTTGTCAGAAGTGAGGTTAACCAATAAATTACAACAAATCACTAGCGATCGCACAGCCAAAGTTTACTTTCTCCAAGGTCATGGTGAACGACCACTAGATAGCGGTGCTGGTTCTATTTCTCAAGCCTTGCAAGCATTAGGTGATAGGAATTACAACTCATCACCGTTAAATCTCGCAGAAAATACTAAAGTTCCCGATGATGCAGATGTGGTAGTTGTAGCCGGTCCCAAACGCGGACTGTTTGACGCTGAGGTGAAAGCTTTACAAGATTATCTCAATCGTGGTGGTAACGCACTGTTAATGATTGACCCTAGTACCAACCCCAATCTCAACAGCTTGCTACAAGAGTGGGGAGTGCGTCTAGATGACCGTTTAGCAGTAGATGTCTCCGGCGCTGGCGTAGGACTTGGCCCGGCTGCACCCATCATTACAGATTACGGTCAACACCCAATTACCAAAGACTTCGGTAACGGGATTTCTTTTTATCGTCTAGCCAGACCCTTGGAAATTACCCCAGTAGCAGGTATTGAATCTATACCTCTACTACAAACTAGACCTTATCCCGATAGCTGGGCGGAAAGTGACCTACAAAGCGAACAATTAGAGTTTAATCCCGAAAAAGACTTGAAAGGACCTTTAACGTTAGGTGTGGCTTTAAGCAGAAAACTACCAGTCACAACTGAAACCTCGGCTAACCCTACACCTACACCGACAGCATCCCCAACACCCGAAAATCAGGCGAGTCCCGCACCTACACCAACACCATCCCCAACACCAGAAAATCAATCGAGTCCCGCACCTACACCAACACCATCCCCAACACCAGAAAATCAGGCGAGTCCTACACCTACTACAACAGCTACTCCTCCAACACCAGAAAATCAGGCGAGTCCTACACCTACTACAACAGCTACTCCTCCAACAGAACAGAAATCTGAACAATCGGCAAAAGAGTCTAGGCTAGTAGTCATAGGAAATTCAGATTTCGCCACAAATAACATATTCCAACAGCAATTAAATGGTGATGTTTTCCTCAACTCAGTTACTTGGCTAAGTCAACAAGACCAACAACCCCTCTCAATTCGTCCCAAAGAACCAAAAAACCGTAGGATTACCCTGTCAACATCACAAGCCAATCTCTTAACAGTATTCTCACTGGCGATTTTACCCTTACTGGGATTTGTGGCGGCTGTGTTTATGTGGTGGAAACGGAGATGA
- a CDS encoding DUF4340 domain-containing protein has protein sequence MKLPRTTLILVLLALGLGGFVYFYEIQGSIQRQEAKENKQQIFSFAEDDVQSLNVKTEKLTLNLERNPQSTNPKWLLKSPVSEPANDPIVSYLMDLLVKGKSDRTVSIPANQAGDFGLDQPQATININLKNQKTHQLILGKPDFNRRFVYAQVDPNTQTNGNINVLLVSTDFENAVNRELSEWKQPANQIQPESTPTPTPTLTPTPRPTNSQ, from the coding sequence ATGAAACTACCAAGAACTACTTTAATTTTGGTTTTACTAGCGTTGGGATTGGGTGGTTTTGTTTATTTCTATGAAATTCAGGGGTCTATCCAGAGACAAGAAGCTAAGGAGAATAAACAGCAAATTTTCTCTTTTGCAGAAGATGATGTGCAGTCTTTGAATGTCAAAACTGAAAAACTCACCCTGAATTTGGAACGGAACCCTCAGTCTACTAACCCTAAATGGTTGCTCAAATCTCCTGTATCTGAGCCAGCCAATGATCCTATTGTTTCTTATCTCATGGATTTGTTGGTTAAGGGTAAGAGCGATCGCACTGTATCAATCCCGGCTAACCAAGCAGGAGACTTTGGTTTAGATCAACCCCAAGCAACTATTAATATTAACCTGAAGAATCAGAAAACCCATCAGTTGATTTTGGGTAAGCCTGACTTTAACCGTCGTTTTGTTTATGCTCAAGTTGACCCCAACACTCAAACCAATGGCAATATCAATGTACTGTTGGTATCTACAGACTTTGAAAATGCCGTAAATCGGGAACTATCCGAGTGGAAACAGCCTGCAAATCAGATTCAGCCAGAATCAACACCAACACCAACACCAACACTAACACCGACACCAAGACCAACAAATAGCCAATAA
- the purU gene encoding formyltetrahydrofolate deformylase, which translates to MTEPTATLLISCPDQKGLVAKIANFIYSNGGNIIHADQHTDFEAGLFLTRIEWQLKGFNLPRDLIGPAFNAIAQPLNAKWELHFSDTVPRIAIWVSRQDHCLYDLIWRQRAKEITADIPLIISNHPHLKTVADQFNIDFHHIPISKDNKAEQEAKQLELLQQYKIDLVVLAKYMQIVNADFISKFPQIINIHHSFLPAFVGANPYHRAFERGVKVIGATAHYATAELDAGPIIEQDVVRVSHRDDVDDLIRKGKDLERVVLARAVRLHLQNRVLVYGNRTVVFE; encoded by the coding sequence ATGACTGAACCGACCGCAACTTTACTGATATCTTGTCCTGACCAAAAGGGATTGGTGGCAAAAATTGCCAATTTTATCTACTCTAATGGTGGTAACATCATCCACGCCGATCAACATACAGATTTTGAGGCGGGATTATTTCTTACCCGGATAGAATGGCAGTTAAAAGGGTTTAATTTACCACGAGACTTAATTGGCCCAGCATTTAATGCGATCGCTCAACCTCTGAATGCTAAATGGGAACTCCACTTTTCTGATACTGTACCGCGTATTGCTATTTGGGTAAGTCGTCAAGACCATTGTCTCTATGATTTAATTTGGCGACAACGCGCTAAAGAAATTACTGCTGATATTCCCCTAATTATTAGTAATCACCCTCACTTAAAAACAGTAGCTGACCAATTCAATATCGACTTTCATCACATTCCCATCAGCAAAGATAACAAAGCAGAACAAGAAGCCAAACAATTAGAATTATTGCAACAGTACAAAATTGATTTAGTGGTTTTGGCAAAGTATATGCAAATTGTCAATGCAGATTTTATTAGTAAATTTCCACAAATTATTAATATTCATCATTCATTTTTACCTGCTTTCGTGGGTGCAAATCCCTATCACCGCGCCTTTGAACGTGGGGTAAAAGTCATTGGTGCTACAGCCCACTATGCCACTGCTGAATTAGATGCTGGGCCAATCATTGAGCAAGATGTAGTCAGAGTCAGCCACCGCGATGATGTTGATGATTTAATCAGAAAAGGTAAGGATTTAGAGCGAGTTGTTTTAGCTAGGGCAGTGCGTTTGCATTTACAAAATAGAGTATTAGTTTATGGTAATCGTACTGTGGTTTTTGAGTAG
- the moaC gene encoding cyclic pyranopterin monophosphate synthase MoaC — protein sequence MQDSFPKNFADLTHLDNQGQAQMVDVSAKAPTVREAVAAAQVRMSSATLAAIQAGNTPKGDVLATARIAGIMAAKQTSTLIPLCHPLPLQKVTVEITPDPELPGYQIQATVKTKAETGVEMEALTAVSVAALTLYDMAKALEKSMQIESIRLISKTGGKSGDYLNPH from the coding sequence ATGCAAGACAGTTTTCCAAAAAATTTTGCCGACCTCACTCACCTGGATAACCAAGGACAGGCACAGATGGTAGATGTGTCAGCGAAAGCGCCAACCGTTAGGGAAGCCGTAGCTGCTGCTCAAGTGCGGATGTCGAGCGCGACTTTAGCCGCCATTCAAGCCGGAAACACACCCAAAGGCGATGTTTTAGCAACTGCTAGGATAGCTGGGATTATGGCAGCTAAACAGACATCTACTTTGATTCCCCTCTGCCATCCCCTACCATTACAAAAAGTCACTGTCGAGATTACACCTGATCCCGAACTACCCGGTTATCAAATTCAGGCGACAGTCAAAACTAAAGCTGAAACTGGTGTAGAAATGGAAGCTTTAACTGCCGTTTCTGTGGCAGCTTTGACTTTATATGATATGGCCAAAGCTTTAGAAAAGTCGATGCAAATTGAATCAATTCGACTAATTAGTAAAACAGGTGGAAAATCAGGAGATTATCTCAATCCCCATTGA
- a CDS encoding MFS transporter: MKAFYTFDVSLRRNLLILFMAGLLFWSSLAMFLPTLPVYIETVGGSKQEIGIVMGSFAIGLLLFRPILGRLADEYGRKLLLLIGTTVSVLAPFGYLAFTSIPLLMLVRVFHGISLAAFTTGYIALVADLAPVAIRGEIIGYMSLTTPIGLAIGPILGGYLEATTGYPRLFLLSAALAFIGVVSAAQVTNPPTQARVQVTDESYSFWQILLSPRVRVPALVMLLMGISVGSVHVFVSLFIKSTQVDFNAGLFFAIAAMASFILRLFVGKASDRFGRGLFITFGIVAYTLASLILWQANSTYTFILAALAEGCGGGTVMSMITTLMADRSLPHERGRTFAICIAGFDLGIAIAAPILGFVADKVGYNHMFGSTAVLTFLGLLIFLTLSSKNLYQSLGFALGRAEDAYSLNNIK, from the coding sequence TTGAAAGCTTTTTATACCTTTGACGTAAGTCTCCGACGTAACCTGCTGATTTTATTCATGGCAGGTTTATTATTCTGGTCTAGTTTGGCTATGTTCTTGCCAACTCTACCTGTCTACATAGAGACTGTAGGCGGTAGCAAGCAAGAAATTGGCATTGTCATGGGTAGTTTTGCCATTGGATTGTTGCTATTTCGTCCCATCCTAGGACGGTTAGCGGATGAATATGGCCGCAAGCTGTTGTTATTGATTGGTACAACGGTATCTGTCCTAGCACCCTTTGGTTATCTGGCATTTACATCAATTCCCCTGTTGATGTTGGTGCGAGTCTTTCATGGCATTAGCCTAGCGGCTTTTACCACTGGCTACATTGCCTTAGTAGCAGATTTAGCTCCTGTGGCTATACGTGGCGAAATTATCGGTTATATGAGTTTGACTACTCCCATCGGTTTGGCAATTGGCCCAATTCTGGGGGGATATTTGGAAGCCACAACTGGCTACCCTCGTTTATTTTTGTTATCCGCAGCTTTGGCTTTTATTGGGGTTGTGAGTGCTGCACAAGTCACTAATCCACCCACCCAAGCAAGAGTACAAGTTACGGATGAAAGTTATTCATTCTGGCAAATTTTGCTGAGTCCACGGGTGAGAGTACCAGCTTTAGTCATGTTGTTAATGGGAATCTCTGTTGGTTCCGTCCATGTGTTTGTGTCGCTGTTTATCAAATCAACTCAGGTAGATTTTAATGCTGGGTTGTTTTTTGCGATCGCAGCTATGGCTAGTTTTATTCTGCGATTATTTGTAGGCAAAGCCAGCGATCGCTTCGGGCGTGGTTTGTTTATCACCTTTGGGATTGTTGCTTATACGTTAGCCTCCCTTATCCTCTGGCAAGCTAACAGTACCTATACTTTTATTTTGGCTGCCTTAGCAGAAGGGTGTGGTGGTGGTACAGTTATGTCGATGATTACTACTTTGATGGCAGACCGTTCACTACCCCATGAACGGGGACGGACGTTTGCGATTTGTATCGCTGGCTTTGATTTGGGAATTGCGATCGCTGCCCCCATTTTAGGTTTTGTGGCTGATAAAGTAGGGTACAACCATATGTTTGGCTCCACAGCCGTCTTAACTTTCTTAGGGTTGCTCATCTTTCTCACCCTCTCCAGCAAGAACCTATACCAATCCCTAGGTTTTGCTTTAGGTCGCGCTGAAGATGCCTATTCGTTGAATAATATTAAATAA
- a CDS encoding glycosyltransferase family 2 protein, which translates to MRTGLISDRVSEEEGAIAVIVPEVTVVVPVRDEVESLPLLLEAIASTLTASQLSYEIICVDDGSTDGSAAFLKEQAQIRPDLKAVILRRNYGQTAAMAAGFKYAVGNAIVTLDADLQNDPADIPLLLAKLEEGYDLVSGWRQNRQDGAVNRLLPSKIANWLIRRTTSVNIHDYGCSLKAYRAELAADMNLYGELHRFLPALAYIEGARITEMPVRHHARRFGRSKYGISRTFRVLMDLLTILFMKKFLTRPMHVFGLLGLVSMVLGTGIGIYLTFIKLALGQMIGNRPLLILGVLLLVTGVQLFCFGLLAELLMRTYHESQGRPIYRVREVVAKKS; encoded by the coding sequence ATGAGGACTGGGTTGATTTCAGATCGGGTATCAGAGGAAGAGGGGGCGATCGCTGTGATTGTCCCAGAGGTGACGGTGGTGGTGCCGGTGCGGGATGAAGTGGAAAGTTTGCCTCTGTTGTTGGAGGCGATCGCATCTACTTTAACTGCTAGTCAGTTAAGCTATGAAATCATCTGTGTAGATGATGGTTCTACTGATGGTTCTGCCGCATTTCTTAAAGAACAAGCCCAAATCCGCCCTGATTTAAAGGCGGTGATTCTGCGGCGTAATTACGGTCAAACTGCGGCGATGGCGGCTGGATTTAAATATGCTGTGGGTAATGCCATTGTAACTTTAGATGCTGATCTGCAAAATGACCCAGCTGATATCCCGCTTCTGTTAGCCAAACTAGAGGAAGGTTACGACTTGGTGAGTGGTTGGCGGCAAAATCGCCAAGATGGAGCGGTAAATCGACTGCTTCCTTCTAAAATTGCTAACTGGCTGATTCGTCGTACTACTAGCGTTAACATTCATGATTATGGCTGTTCGCTCAAAGCTTATCGTGCGGAACTGGCGGCAGACATGAATCTCTACGGCGAACTGCACCGCTTTTTGCCAGCATTGGCTTATATTGAAGGTGCGAGAATTACCGAAATGCCTGTCCGTCATCATGCCCGTCGTTTTGGTCGTAGTAAATACGGTATATCGCGTACCTTCCGGGTGTTGATGGATTTGCTCACCATTCTGTTTATGAAAAAGTTCCTCACCCGCCCCATGCACGTCTTTGGTTTGTTGGGGTTGGTTTCTATGGTTTTGGGGACAGGCATAGGAATTTACTTAACTTTCATCAAATTGGCTTTAGGCCAGATGATTGGTAATCGTCCTTTGCTCATTTTGGGAGTGCTGCTGCTAGTCACGGGAGTACAACTATTTTGCTTCGGTTTGTTGGCAGAGTTACTGATGCGTACCTACCACGAATCCCAAGGAAGACCTATATACCGTGTGCGGGAAGTAGTGGCAAAAAAAAGTTAA
- a CDS encoding C40 family peptidase — MLFNPKPQIPNLEVTEYQCLADLNLYDSPECTRLATQAAVGRHLRVTSNQQDTAVEVCLCEDDYPGWVSFNDLGLLQPATVIYQARSLSAAEIQKLLPEAIAFTQTAMQQSNYYLWGGTVGPNYDCSGLMQAAFASVGIWLPRDAYQQEAFTQPITITELAPGDLVFFGTPIKATHVGLHLGDGHYIHSSGKEIGRNGIGIDILSEQGDTVSKSYYQQLRGAGRVVRSYVGMG; from the coding sequence ATGCTGTTTAATCCCAAACCCCAAATCCCAAATCTAGAAGTGACTGAATACCAGTGTCTAGCCGATTTAAACTTATATGATTCTCCCGAATGTACCCGTCTGGCAACTCAGGCAGCAGTTGGGCGACATTTGCGGGTAACATCAAATCAGCAAGATACAGCAGTTGAGGTGTGTTTGTGTGAGGATGACTATCCAGGGTGGGTATCTTTTAATGATTTGGGTTTATTACAACCTGCTACTGTAATTTATCAGGCTCGGTCACTCTCCGCAGCAGAAATTCAAAAACTGCTACCAGAGGCGATCGCTTTTACTCAAACAGCCATGCAACAGTCCAATTATTACCTCTGGGGTGGCACCGTGGGGCCAAACTATGACTGTTCTGGTTTAATGCAAGCAGCCTTTGCTTCTGTAGGAATTTGGTTGCCTAGAGATGCCTATCAACAAGAAGCTTTCACACAACCCATTACTATTACTGAATTAGCACCAGGGGATTTGGTCTTTTTTGGTACTCCTATCAAAGCTACTCATGTCGGATTACATTTAGGAGATGGTCATTATATCCATAGTTCTGGCAAAGAGATAGGACGTAATGGTATCGGGATTGACATCCTCTCGGAACAGGGAGATACGGTAAGTAAGTCATACTACCAGCAACTACGAGGGGCTGGGAGAGTGGTGAGAAGTTACGTAGGTATGGGATAG